A part of Vespertiliibacter pulmonis genomic DNA contains:
- a CDS encoding 5'-nucleotidase, lipoprotein e(P4) family codes for MKSMTLKLSAIAVAATIALTGCATQQTSNGEEKLQQHAMLGINWMQESGEYQALAYQAFNSAKVAFDNAKVAKGKKKAVVVDLDETMMDNSGYAAWQIKNNKGFDGADWTRWVNARQTRAIPGAVEFNNYVNSHKGTMFYVSNRKDSSEKVATLDDMKTLGFNGANEQTLYLKKDKSNKTPRFAEIEKLGYEIVLYIGDNLNDFGDETYKKPNADRRTFVEKNRQQFGKTFIMLPNPNYGDWEAALFNYDYKRTAEQKAKNRTDALRAWDGK; via the coding sequence ATGAAATCAATGACGTTAAAACTATCTGCCATTGCTGTGGCGGCAACTATTGCTTTAACTGGTTGTGCAACTCAGCAAACATCAAATGGTGAAGAAAAATTACAACAGCACGCAATGCTGGGTATAAACTGGATGCAAGAGTCTGGTGAATACCAAGCTCTTGCTTATCAAGCTTTTAATTCAGCCAAAGTAGCGTTTGATAATGCTAAAGTAGCTAAAGGGAAGAAAAAAGCTGTTGTGGTTGATCTTGATGAAACGATGATGGATAACAGTGGTTATGCAGCGTGGCAAATCAAAAATAATAAAGGATTTGACGGTGCAGATTGGACTCGTTGGGTCAATGCTCGCCAAACTCGTGCAATCCCTGGCGCCGTTGAGTTTAATAACTATGTAAATAGCCATAAAGGCACGATGTTCTATGTATCTAATCGTAAAGATAGCAGTGAAAAAGTTGCTACATTAGATGATATGAAAACACTTGGTTTTAACGGTGCTAATGAACAAACCCTTTATCTGAAAAAAGACAAATCAAATAAAACTCCACGTTTTGCTGAAATTGAAAAATTAGGCTATGAAATTGTTCTCTATATTGGTGATAATTTAAACGATTTTGGTGATGAAACTTATAAAAAACCAAATGCAGATCGCCGTACATTCGTAGAAAAAAATCGTCAGCAATTTGGTAAAACATTTATTATGTTACCAAATCCAAATTATGGTGATTGGGAAGCTGCATTATTTAATTATGATTATAAACGTACGGCCGAACAAAAAGCGAAAAACCGTACGGACGCATTGCGAGCTTGGGACGGTAAATAA
- a CDS encoding MucB/RseB C-terminal domain-containing protein, which yields MKKISLLTILLSLFSLMCQMAWAEDKPMSPQAYLNAMTNAHRQLNYEQLYIVQQGENVQSLRFRHANYQGKEYAQLLRLDNTREEIILRNNMVSYFGEFQPFSLPNNKIIDDLPSVIYADFNQLKGYYFVDAGRTRVADKLARIIRIVPRDEFRYQYVLWIDEETHLLLRSDLLDRDRNVLEQFKVIQSSVNEQLLYIIEPIESLILPTLIQPKIQPQSHNLTWQPNWLPSGFKVVSAGQQRLSDITFNEPVESQLYSDGLFTFTVYNVENKGLIFNEQFWRQGKLSIYSQTVGDRDLVIVGEIPLVSARHIVQEIRLSQNNEVKQPLVEGGKQ from the coding sequence ATGAAAAAGATTTCATTACTGACGATTTTATTGAGTTTATTTTCTTTGATGTGTCAGATGGCATGGGCGGAAGATAAGCCTATGTCGCCCCAAGCTTATCTGAATGCGATGACAAATGCTCATCGCCAGTTGAATTATGAGCAGCTTTACATTGTTCAGCAGGGAGAAAATGTGCAATCATTGCGTTTTCGACATGCTAATTATCAAGGAAAAGAATATGCACAGCTATTACGATTAGACAATACTCGTGAGGAGATTATTTTACGTAATAATATGGTGAGCTATTTTGGCGAATTTCAGCCATTTAGTTTACCAAATAATAAAATTATTGATGATCTGCCTAGTGTAATTTATGCGGATTTTAATCAACTCAAAGGGTATTATTTTGTTGATGCGGGGCGAACTCGTGTGGCAGATAAATTAGCGAGAATAATACGTATTGTGCCACGAGACGAGTTTCGTTATCAATATGTTCTGTGGATTGACGAAGAAACTCATTTATTATTAAGAAGCGATCTGTTAGATAGAGATCGCAATGTGTTAGAACAATTTAAAGTTATTCAAAGTAGTGTTAATGAACAGCTTTTATATATTATTGAGCCGATTGAATCATTAATTTTACCGACTTTAATTCAGCCTAAAATACAGCCACAAAGCCATAATTTAACGTGGCAGCCTAACTGGTTACCTAGTGGTTTTAAAGTAGTGTCAGCAGGGCAACAGCGTTTGTCTGATATTACTTTTAATGAGCCTGTAGAAAGCCAGCTATATAGCGATGGGCTTTTCACTTTTACTGTATATAACGTTGAAAATAAAGGGTTAATTTTTAATGAGCAATTTTGGCGGCAGGGAAAATTAAGTATTTATAGTCAGACAGTTGGCGATAGAGATTTAGTGATTGTGGGGGAAATTCCCTTAGTATCGGCTCGTCATATTGTGCAAGAAATTCGTTTATCACAAAATAATGAAGTAAAACAACCGCTTGTAGAAGGGGGCAAACAATGA
- a CDS encoding SoxR reducing system RseC family protein: MMIERATVLHYQNGVAIVQCYAKSGCGGCAGETSCGTKALSALAGEKFAPRFEVKVNEILRPGDQIELGLAEKSLFFSLFWLYGLPLMVILASSLLFSQWIHNELLVALLILVTTAITFFTIKKILSRNIKSDIVPQFVRKI, translated from the coding sequence ATGATGATTGAGCGAGCAACAGTATTACATTACCAAAATGGTGTTGCAATAGTACAATGTTATGCAAAAAGTGGTTGTGGTGGCTGTGCAGGAGAAACAAGTTGTGGTACAAAAGCTCTTTCTGCGTTAGCGGGAGAAAAGTTTGCACCTCGGTTTGAGGTTAAAGTAAACGAAATATTACGCCCAGGTGATCAAATTGAATTGGGATTGGCTGAAAAAAGCTTGTTTTTTAGCCTATTTTGGCTTTATGGTTTACCACTTATGGTAATTTTAGCATCGAGTTTGCTTTTTTCTCAATGGATTCACAATGAATTATTAGTGGCATTGCTAATATTAGTTACTACAGCAATAACATTTTTCACAATAAAAAAAATACTCTCACGCAATATAAAAAGCGATATTGTTCCGCAGTTTGTGCGTAAGATTTAA
- the fadD gene encoding long-chain-fatty-acid--CoA ligase FadD, with the protein MEKIWFDNYPDGATREINPDQYESLIEMFERSVQRHPDIPAYINMGKILTYRKLEERSRAFAAYLQNELRLEKGERLALMMPNILQYPIALFGALRAGLVVVNVNPLYTPRELEHQLNDSGAKAIIVVSNFAATLEKVVFDTQIKHVILTRMGDQLSFGKRTLVNFVVKYVKKLVPKYKLPHAVSFREALSIGKQRQYVKPQVHSDDLAFLQYTGGTTGVAKGAMLTHRNVVANVLQAKWVAYPLVKGNGDQIAVIALPLYHVFALTVNCLLFVELGITGLLITNPRDITGFIKELKKYKVLAITGVNTLFNALLNNPLFKDVDFSTLKLTVGGGAAVQRAVAERWQNVTGCHIIEGYGMTECSPLISATRNDTTEYSGSIGIPMPNTDIRVVDEDGNDLPLGERGELWVKGPQVMQGYWKRPDETAEVLKDGWMATGDIVEFGKDLNLRIVDRKKDMIIVSGFNVYPNEIEDVVALHPKVNEVVAVGIPSEASGEGIKIYVTKKDESLTRDELRSHCRQYLTGYKIPRDIEFRDELPKSNVGKILRRVLRDEEIERLKTAHIADKMTAGSETPTEKKD; encoded by the coding sequence ATGGAAAAGATTTGGTTTGATAATTATCCAGATGGTGCAACCCGTGAGATAAATCCAGATCAGTATGAATCTTTGATAGAAATGTTTGAACGTTCAGTGCAACGTCATCCAGATATTCCTGCTTATATTAATATGGGGAAAATCCTAACCTATCGTAAATTAGAAGAACGTAGTCGTGCTTTTGCCGCTTATTTGCAAAATGAATTACGCTTAGAAAAAGGTGAGCGTCTTGCATTAATGATGCCAAATATACTGCAATATCCTATCGCTTTGTTTGGTGCTTTGCGTGCTGGGCTGGTGGTTGTTAATGTTAATCCGCTCTACACACCTAGGGAATTAGAACATCAATTAAATGATAGTGGGGCAAAAGCCATTATAGTGGTCTCTAATTTTGCAGCCACACTCGAAAAAGTCGTTTTCGATACTCAAATTAAACACGTTATTTTAACTAGAATGGGAGATCAGCTCTCTTTTGGTAAGCGAACGTTAGTAAATTTTGTGGTGAAATATGTCAAAAAATTAGTGCCGAAATATAAGCTACCTCATGCCGTAAGCTTTAGAGAGGCGTTGAGTATTGGTAAACAACGGCAATATGTTAAGCCTCAAGTACATTCTGATGATCTCGCTTTTTTACAATATACAGGTGGCACAACGGGAGTTGCTAAAGGTGCAATGCTTACGCATCGTAATGTAGTTGCTAACGTTCTTCAAGCTAAATGGGTTGCTTATCCGCTTGTGAAAGGTAATGGCGATCAAATAGCTGTGATTGCTTTGCCTTTATACCACGTTTTTGCTTTAACGGTAAATTGCTTATTGTTTGTTGAATTAGGTATTACAGGTTTATTGATTACAAATCCTCGTGATATTACGGGCTTTATAAAAGAATTAAAAAAATATAAAGTGTTAGCGATTACAGGGGTAAATACGCTATTTAATGCGTTATTGAATAATCCACTATTTAAAGATGTCGATTTCTCAACATTAAAATTGACGGTGGGAGGAGGAGCAGCGGTTCAACGAGCTGTTGCTGAACGTTGGCAGAATGTAACAGGTTGCCATATTATTGAAGGGTATGGGATGACGGAATGTTCACCATTAATATCAGCAACTCGTAATGATACTACTGAATATTCAGGATCTATTGGTATTCCTATGCCGAATACAGATATTCGTGTTGTTGATGAAGATGGGAATGATTTACCCCTAGGAGAACGTGGTGAATTATGGGTTAAAGGGCCACAAGTTATGCAAGGCTATTGGAAACGTCCTGATGAAACCGCAGAAGTGTTAAAAGATGGTTGGATGGCAACGGGTGACATTGTTGAATTTGGTAAAGATTTAAATTTACGCATTGTCGATCGCAAAAAAGATATGATTATTGTATCGGGGTTTAATGTTTATCCAAATGAGATTGAAGACGTAGTAGCATTACACCCGAAAGTGAATGAGGTTGTTGCTGTTGGTATTCCAAGTGAGGCCTCGGGCGAAGGCATTAAAATTTATGTAACTAAAAAAGATGAGAGCTTAACTCGTGATGAGTTGCGTAGCCACTGTCGTCAATATCTTACTGGTTATAAAATTCCCCGAGATATTGAATTTCGTGATGAATTACCAAAAAGTAATGTAGGTAAAATTCTTAGACGTGTATTAAGAGATGAAGAGATAGAACGTTTAAAAACAGCCCATATTGCAGATAAAATGACTGCTGGATCTGAAACGCCGACAGAGAAAAAAGACTAA
- the leuB gene encoding 3-isopropylmalate dehydrogenase: MQTYNIAILSGDGIGPEIMAQALKVLDKIQQKFEVKLNYHHYDIGGIAIDNHGKALPDSTLKGCENADAILFGSVGGPKWENLPANEQPERGALLPLRKHFSLFCNLRPATLYKGLEQFCPLRADIAEKGFDIVTVRELTGGIYFGQPKGREGEGAMEKAFDTEIYYRYEIERIAKVAFETAMKRNKHVTSVDKANVLTSSVLWRETVNQIAKQYPEVTLDHIYIDNATMQLIKQPSFFDVLLCSNIFGDIISDECAMITGSMGMLPSASLNEKGFGLYEPAGGSAPDIAGKNIANPIAQILSAALLLRYSFGLEEPAKAIELAVQKVLADGYRTADLVSQTAPISTNEMGDLIANYI; encoded by the coding sequence ATGCAAACTTACAACATTGCCATATTAAGTGGAGACGGAATTGGTCCTGAAATTATGGCTCAAGCCTTAAAAGTGCTTGATAAAATTCAACAAAAATTTGAAGTTAAACTTAACTATCACCACTATGATATCGGTGGTATTGCTATTGATAATCACGGTAAAGCTCTACCAGATAGCACACTTAAAGGCTGTGAAAATGCCGATGCTATTTTATTTGGCTCAGTAGGTGGGCCTAAATGGGAAAATTTACCTGCGAATGAACAACCTGAACGAGGAGCATTATTACCACTTCGTAAACATTTTTCACTATTTTGTAATCTTCGACCAGCAACTTTGTATAAAGGATTAGAACAATTCTGCCCATTGCGAGCTGATATTGCAGAAAAAGGATTTGATATTGTAACCGTACGGGAATTAACTGGTGGAATTTACTTCGGACAACCTAAAGGGCGTGAAGGTGAAGGGGCGATGGAAAAAGCTTTTGACACTGAAATCTACTATCGCTATGAAATTGAACGGATAGCCAAAGTTGCCTTTGAAACTGCAATGAAACGTAATAAACACGTTACTTCTGTGGACAAAGCGAATGTGCTAACCAGTTCGGTATTATGGCGTGAAACAGTTAATCAAATTGCAAAACAATATCCCGAAGTTACCCTTGATCATATCTATATTGATAACGCGACAATGCAGCTTATCAAACAACCTAGCTTTTTTGATGTATTACTATGTTCAAACATTTTTGGCGATATTATTTCTGATGAATGTGCAATGATTACAGGCTCAATGGGTATGCTACCTTCTGCAAGCCTAAATGAAAAAGGCTTTGGATTATATGAGCCAGCAGGCGGTTCTGCACCCGATATTGCAGGTAAAAATATCGCCAATCCTATTGCGCAAATTCTTTCTGCTGCACTGCTATTACGTTATAGTTTTGGCTTAGAAGAACCAGCTAAAGCCATTGAACTTGCTGTGCAAAAAGTATTAGCCGATGGCTATCGCACCGCTGATTTAGTTTCTCAAACTGCCCCCATTTCTACAAATGAAATGGGCGATTTAATTGCAAATTATATCTAA
- the cmoB gene encoding tRNA 5-methoxyuridine(34)/uridine 5-oxyacetic acid(34) synthase CmoB yields the protein MIDFRPFFQQIATTPLSDWLETLPLQLKQWQKQTHADYPKWAKIVDFLPNYPAEIDLTQRVESRLSEPLSSGEMQRLVYHLKQLMPWRKGPYHLYGVHIDTEWRSDFKWDRVLPHLSPLKDRIVLDVGCGSGYHMWRMVGEGARMVVGIDPTELFLCQFEAVRKLLNNDRRANLIPLGIEQMQPLHAFDTVFSMGVLYHRKSPLDHLSQLKNQLVKGGELVLETLVIDGGVNEVLVPVERYAKMKNIYFIPSVMALINWLEKVGFSNVRCVDEEVTTLEEQRKTDWLENESLVDFLDPNDQSKTIEGYPRPKRAVIIATN from the coding sequence ATGATTGATTTTCGTCCTTTTTTTCAACAAATTGCTACAACGCCATTATCTGATTGGCTTGAAACGTTACCCCTACAATTAAAACAGTGGCAAAAGCAAACCCACGCTGATTACCCTAAATGGGCTAAAATAGTGGATTTTCTACCTAATTATCCAGCAGAAATTGATTTAACTCAGCGAGTCGAATCTCGTTTATCTGAGCCATTATCTTCTGGGGAAATGCAACGATTAGTTTACCATTTAAAACAGTTAATGCCGTGGCGTAAAGGCCCCTATCATTTGTATGGCGTACATATTGATACCGAGTGGCGCTCGGATTTTAAATGGGATAGAGTATTGCCTCATTTATCACCATTAAAAGATCGTATTGTGTTAGATGTTGGCTGTGGCAGCGGTTACCATATGTGGCGAATGGTAGGGGAGGGGGCAAGAATGGTGGTTGGTATTGACCCTACGGAGCTTTTTTTATGCCAATTTGAAGCCGTGCGTAAACTATTAAATAACGATCGCCGAGCTAATTTAATTCCGCTTGGTATTGAGCAAATGCAACCGTTACACGCTTTTGATACGGTATTTTCAATGGGGGTGCTATATCATCGAAAATCACCACTTGATCATCTTTCGCAACTGAAAAATCAACTGGTTAAAGGTGGAGAGCTTGTACTTGAAACATTGGTTATTGACGGGGGAGTGAATGAAGTCTTAGTGCCGGTCGAGCGTTATGCCAAAATGAAAAATATCTATTTTATTCCATCTGTAATGGCATTGATAAATTGGTTAGAAAAAGTAGGATTTAGCAATGTACGTTGTGTTGATGAAGAGGTAACAACGTTGGAAGAACAGCGTAAAACAGATTGGTTAGAAAATGAGTCATTAGTAGATTTTTTAGATCCTAATGATCAATCGAAAACGATTGAAGGCTATCCTAGACCAAAACGAGCGGTAATTATTGCGACAAATTAA
- the gltS gene encoding sodium/glutamate symporter, protein MESIILNGYYTLIVATLVLLIGKLFVNRIKFLQDFNIPEAVAGGLFAALIIFCCYKFFNITFQFESSLQTTFMLVFFSSIGLSADFSRLKQGGKPLIIFLAVVGIFIIIQDIVGISLAALLGLDPLIGLLTGSITLTGGHGTGATWGNLFVQKYGISAAVEIAMASATFGLIAGGLIGGPVARRLVNKMKMSPIKHQAKIDSSEKYSDDTFEDMDNVRLITANSVVETTALFAACLAFSSVMVHIFPNTGLPQFVWALGCGVILRNILTLVFKFDMFDRAIDVFGNASLSLFLAIALMSIKLWQLSGLAGSLFIILFIQTIVMILYTYFITYRFMGKNYDAAVLSAGHCGFGLGATPTAVANMQSVTESFGPSHKAFLIVPLVGAFFVDFINLGVITTMIGWLK, encoded by the coding sequence TTGGAATCTATTATTCTTAATGGTTATTACACACTCATTGTAGCAACATTGGTCTTATTAATTGGCAAATTATTTGTAAATCGAATTAAATTTCTACAAGATTTTAATATTCCTGAAGCTGTAGCTGGCGGGTTATTTGCTGCACTGATTATTTTCTGTTGTTATAAATTTTTTAATATTACTTTCCAATTTGAAAGTTCTCTACAAACTACCTTTATGTTAGTTTTCTTTTCTTCTATTGGCTTATCCGCAGATTTTTCACGTTTAAAGCAGGGGGGAAAGCCGTTAATTATATTTTTGGCTGTGGTTGGCATTTTTATTATTATACAAGATATAGTGGGTATTTCATTAGCAGCCTTGTTAGGACTTGATCCATTAATTGGATTATTAACAGGGTCGATTACATTAACGGGTGGACACGGTACAGGAGCAACCTGGGGAAATTTGTTTGTTCAAAAATATGGAATTTCAGCGGCAGTTGAAATTGCAATGGCATCAGCAACTTTCGGCTTAATTGCAGGAGGTTTAATTGGTGGGCCAGTGGCTCGTCGTTTAGTCAATAAAATGAAAATGTCGCCAATTAAGCATCAAGCTAAAATTGATTCTTCAGAGAAGTATAGCGATGATACTTTTGAAGATATGGATAATGTGCGCTTAATTACAGCAAATTCAGTCGTAGAAACAACCGCATTATTTGCTGCTTGTTTAGCGTTTTCATCAGTAATGGTGCATATTTTTCCTAATACTGGATTACCTCAGTTTGTATGGGCGTTAGGTTGTGGAGTCATATTACGCAATATTCTTACCTTAGTATTCAAATTTGATATGTTTGATCGTGCTATTGATGTATTTGGTAATGCATCATTGAGCCTATTTTTAGCTATTGCATTGATGAGTATAAAACTATGGCAATTATCAGGTCTAGCTGGTTCGCTTTTTATTATTTTATTTATACAAACGATTGTGATGATTTTATATACTTATTTTATTACTTATCGTTTTATGGGAAAGAATTATGATGCGGCAGTGCTTTCAGCAGGACATTGTGGTTTTGGCTTAGGTGCAACACCAACTGCTGTTGCTAATATGCAATCTGTTACAGAATCATTTGGGCCATCGCATAAAGCATTCTTGATTGTACCGCTTGTTGGTGCATTCTTTGTTGATTTCATCAATTTAGGGGTAATTACGACAATGATTGGTTGGCTTAAATAG
- a CDS encoding putative transporter, with protein sequence MSEIALTVSLLSLVAVLGLWIGHIKIRNVSLGIGGVLFGGILVSHFMSSFGIQLNEHTLHFIQEFGLILFVYTIGIQVGPGFFSSLRQSGLKLNAFALLAVGLSGLLVVLLHKLFDVPLPIILGIFSGAVTNTPSLGAGQQILNELGSDTAIMGMGYAIAYPFGIIGILLSMWLIRILFSVNVDTEAKQFEKTQHNQKTGLSTLNVRVTNPNLNGLLLKELPDFELHDVIYSRLKRNNELFVPKIDTQIQLGDILHLVGEKSALHKMQLIIGEITATSITTQDTTYRSERAIVTNEKVFGKKIRQLMLKGKYDVVISRLNRAGVELIPTGEMALQFGDVLNLVGRQEDIKKVMTIIGNAHQKLQQVQMLPIFIGIGLGVLLGSIPIYIPGFPVALKIGLAGGPLVVALILARLGSIGKLYWFMPPSANLALREIGIVLFLAVVGWKAGGNFFQILFSNDGLSWIGYGIIITLIPLLVTGILARIYGKLNYLTLCGLLAGSMTDPPALAFANAIKEDNGAASLAYATVYPLVMFCRIILPQLLAILLWV encoded by the coding sequence ATGAGTGAAATTGCATTAACAGTAAGCCTATTATCATTAGTTGCTGTTTTAGGGCTATGGATTGGTCATATAAAAATTCGGAATGTTAGCTTAGGGATCGGTGGAGTATTATTTGGTGGCATTCTCGTTTCACATTTTATGTCCTCATTTGGTATCCAGCTCAACGAGCATACTCTCCATTTTATTCAGGAATTTGGACTGATTTTATTTGTATATACGATAGGAATTCAAGTTGGCCCTGGTTTCTTCTCATCATTACGTCAATCTGGTTTAAAATTAAATGCCTTTGCCCTCCTTGCTGTCGGATTAAGCGGTCTGCTCGTTGTGCTTTTACATAAATTATTTGATGTTCCATTACCAATTATTCTTGGAATTTTCTCAGGAGCAGTAACAAATACACCATCTCTAGGTGCGGGGCAACAGATTTTAAATGAATTAGGCAGCGATACTGCAATAATGGGAATGGGTTATGCCATCGCTTATCCATTTGGCATTATTGGTATTCTATTGTCTATGTGGCTGATTCGAATTTTATTCTCAGTAAATGTTGATACGGAAGCCAAACAATTTGAGAAAACCCAACATAATCAAAAAACAGGACTTAGTACACTTAATGTACGAGTTACTAACCCTAATCTAAATGGATTACTTCTAAAAGAATTGCCAGATTTTGAGCTACACGATGTCATCTATTCTCGTTTAAAACGTAATAACGAACTCTTTGTACCTAAAATTGATACCCAAATTCAACTCGGTGATATACTGCACCTTGTTGGAGAAAAATCTGCATTACATAAAATGCAACTTATCATTGGCGAAATAACCGCCACTTCAATTACTACACAAGATACAACTTATCGTAGTGAACGGGCTATCGTTACTAACGAGAAAGTCTTTGGCAAAAAAATTCGCCAACTTATGCTAAAAGGCAAATATGATGTAGTTATCTCTCGCTTAAATCGTGCGGGCGTAGAGCTTATTCCCACTGGGGAAATGGCATTACAATTCGGTGATGTGTTAAATCTAGTCGGTCGCCAAGAAGATATTAAAAAAGTGATGACAATCATCGGTAATGCTCACCAAAAATTACAACAAGTACAGATGCTACCAATTTTCATTGGAATTGGTTTAGGTGTATTACTTGGCTCTATCCCAATTTATATTCCTGGTTTCCCCGTTGCACTTAAAATCGGGCTAGCCGGCGGTCCATTAGTTGTCGCCCTTATCTTAGCTCGCCTTGGCAGTATTGGTAAACTATATTGGTTTATGCCACCGAGTGCAAACCTCGCCTTACGGGAAATTGGTATCGTATTATTTCTTGCAGTAGTAGGCTGGAAAGCTGGTGGGAATTTTTTTCAAATTTTATTTAGTAATGACGGTCTATCCTGGATTGGCTATGGAATAATCATTACACTTATCCCACTACTTGTGACTGGTATATTAGCTCGAATATATGGCAAACTAAATTATCTGACTCTTTGTGGCTTACTCGCAGGCTCAATGACTGATCCCCCTGCTCTTGCTTTTGCTAATGCAATTAAAGAAGATAATGGTGCCGCTTCACTTGCGTATGCTACTGTCTATCCACTCGTGATGTTCTGTCGCATTATTTTGCCCCAACTGTTGGCTATTTTGCTCTGGGTGTAG
- a CDS encoding YacL family protein, producing the protein MDYQFTHTMHGVMAKCSMDHEAFAHWLNTEIVQNFIELQDILTEITKCKLAPNYETIFEGREYTLYLNAEEVMVKANNLAMDIEDFEQMEEGFNFYNEESIAFCGLEDFEVFLQAYDRFTKTFH; encoded by the coding sequence ATGGACTATCAATTTACTCACACAATGCACGGCGTTATGGCTAAATGCTCTATGGATCACGAAGCCTTTGCCCATTGGCTCAATACTGAAATAGTGCAAAATTTTATAGAACTACAAGATATTCTTACTGAAATCACTAAATGTAAACTTGCGCCCAATTATGAAACTATTTTTGAAGGACGTGAATATACCCTTTATCTCAATGCAGAAGAAGTGATGGTAAAAGCGAATAACTTAGCAATGGATATTGAAGATTTTGAACAAATGGAAGAAGGCTTTAATTTCTATAATGAGGAAAGTATTGCTTTTTGTGGATTAGAAGATTTTGAGGTATTTTTACAAGCCTACGATCGGTTTACTAAAACATTTCATTAA